The sequence AAAGTAATATTAAGAGTCCTTTAGATAATATATATAAGGTATTTACAAACTTTAGTTCTTAAATACTACTTAATTTAGGTAATAGTCAGAACTAACATACAGAGATTAAAAGTTATAAGAATTGACTCATTCAGTTTCGGGAGATTACTTTAGGGTCAAAAGAATACAGTATGTATATATAGAGAGATTATAATAATACATACTTGTAGAAATGACAAGTGTACACGAAGATAATTATTGCTTAAAAAAATAACAGGAGGTATTTTTATGGAGTTTAGAATAATATCATTACCACCGTTTAAAGCAGCGTCGTCTGGTGTAGATAAGGAATTTAACTTTTCGTTAAATGGTATTTTAGGAAAGTTTGATAAGTATTTTTCTGCAATTAAGCTATCTGACAGAGATAGTTTTATGCCTAGAGACTTTTTGTTTTTTGATGAAGAAAAACAAGGTATGGTATGGTGGTGGGCATTGAGTGAGGATATGGATAATGATGGGAACGAAGTCGTTGATTTCGAAGGCGGGTACTATATAACTTATGTTTACAAAGACGGAAATGAAGAAGCAAATGGTAAGTTATATAAGCAAACATTGGAATATATTAAGAATTCAGATATTTTAGAACTGGATATTCGCCAAAATCATTATGCTATGGGACATATTATTACACCATCAGAGATTATAAAAGCACAGGGATGGGCACAGATGGAAACATTTATACCCGTTAAGTTAAAAGCAAATATAAATTAATAGATAATCTTTAGTTTATAATTTTCTTATATTATGTTATGTATTAAAAGAGAGAAATACTGAAAAAACTAGCGAAGAAGCTTCGAAGCTGAATGAGTCAAATTCTTATAACAAAATACTCTGTACGTACATCTCTTTAACGGGTGTGAGCACCGCTTACGAAGAAGGGCTTTGAGGGTCCGATTCAGAGACGTCGCAAATACAGACCGTTAAGTGTAATTGGTTAACAATAGTCATTATATATTTTGACAGTATATTTATTTTAAGGATAAAGCAATATTTACACATTCTTTATTTGAGTGAATGTAAGTGATAAAAAGAATAGTAATTTACACATGTAATTGATTTAAATACTATATGATTGGAGAATATTATGATTTGTTTTGATAGTGGGGAAAATAGATTCAATTTTAGAGTTGCTGGAGTAGCAATAAACAATGGTAAAATTCTTTTACATAAAACAGTTAAGGATGATTTTTGGGCTTTGCCTGGTGGGCGAAATGAATTACTAGAATTTACTAAAGATACTATTGTCAGAGAGATGCGAGAAGAACTTAATGAGGAAGTTACAATAGATAGATTATTATGGGTAGTAGAGAATTTTTTTGAATTTGATAATAAAAAGTATCATGAGATATCATTTTGTTATCTTATGAAATTTGATGAAGAATCATCTATTCTAGATCAAAAAGAAGGTTTTTTGGGTGTAGAGGAAGATGTAAAGTTAATATTTCAATGGTTTGATATTGCAGACATTGATAACATTATTGTTTATCCAACTTTTATAAAAGATAAAATCAAAGCATTGTCTAATAATATTGAACACATAATGCATATTGGAGATTAAAAAGTGTTGTATTGATATTTAAAAAAAGAAGTAATTAATTATGACTAATGCAAGGAGCATGTGAATTCATGAAAGTAATAATAAGTAAGGCTCAAGCCTAAATATTTCAAGTAGACTTAAGCCGAACAAGATTTTAAGTAATATGTGTGTTGCTTTTATTACCTAATAATGATGGGAGTAAGAGCTATCATAGCGGTCAGTATTTGTACAGCTACACTCACATGCTGCTGGCATATATTTAACCATAGTATTATTTTTAATTCTCTTTAAAAGTTTTTTCATGTTAACCCTCCTTTCTTATGTAAAATTAAAGTAAATTTATTGTATCTATATGTTAGATAATTTGATATATGAATTTGTTCCATTTATTTATAAAAAAAATTATAATACTGCTTATTTCAACATAAATATTTGTAAAAATAAAAAAGAAAAGGTACTTGTGAATATAGATTAAATAAAATGTGATAGAATCATTAATTTTTTATGTAGAATTAAGCATTTTTCAAATAAATATCGACATACTATTTTACTCTTTTTAGTCTTTGGTATATCATAGCAAATACGAAAGAGTGAGTGCTAAAAAATCCTGTGTAAGTGGCATAATTAAATAAATAATTGATGAATTTATACGTCAATGTTTCGTCACAAAATACGCCAATATGGCGAAGGTAATAGTTTCTGTTTTTTAAATAACATATATTATAAAAACAATCTATTATGATTTGTTAATCTAACAGGTATCTTATATGAAAGATATAAAAAAATTATAGAAATCCTAGATTAGGAAATTAATGAAGCAAGCTGTGTAAAAAGACAGTTTGTTTTTTATATAATAGGACTACTTTTGTAATAGAGTTCAAAAAAATTGTAAAATAGCTAGGGTAAACCTTTGAGGAAAGTGTGGCTCAATGTTTTTTGTGTTGAAGCTTTACAAGACATATATATGAGTAACCAATTCTAATGAGTCATATTCTGCTTAAATTAACCATGATTAGCGTAAAAGTTACATCGAATAAAAGGGTTTGCATGATATATATAGAAATATATTGTTACATTATAAATTGTTAAGAAGTAAAGTAATATTAAGAGTTCATTAGATAATATATAAAAAGTATTTACAAGCTTTAGTTCGCAACTATCACTGATTTTAGGTAATAGTCGGAACTAATATACAGAGATTTAAAATTCATATGACTGAAAAGACTAGATAATAACAAGGAGTTTGAAATGAAAAAGATTAGAATTTGTTTTATTATATTAGTTTCTATTTTTTTATTGTGTAGTTGTTTGAATGAGTCAGGTGATTATCTTGTGTCAAAAGGATTTTCACAGTTTGAGAAGGAAAATTATCATGATGCAATAGTTTATTTTAATGAAGCAATAGAAGTAGGGACTAAAGAGTATAGCTTAGTAGAAATGTATAGTGCATTAGGAAGATGTTATATTGAACTAGATATGTATAATGAAGGAATTATTGAACTTAAAAAGGCTATAGAGATGATGACAAGTATCAGTTAGCTTGGTTTAATATTGGTATAGCTTACTTTGATATTGGGAAATTAGATTTAGCTGAAGAAGCATAATTAGTTGCAGAGGAATTGAATCCTAATCATGCTGATGTATACTCATTTTTAGGAGCTTTATATTTAAGTAATAATGATATTGAAAAAGCTATTAAACAATTCAAGTTAGCTATAGATAATAATCCAAATTTAATAAAAGTTTATGGATTTATATCATTAGCATATGCAATGCAAGGTGATTTTGAGAAAGCAGATAAGTTTTTATTACAAGCAAAATTAAAAGGATATAAAAATTATGAAATGATAGAAAACAAAATTGAATTATTAAGATAATTATTCGGTCTTTCTATCACATAATACTGTGTTTGCTCAGGAGTGTACGAGGGACAGTCTTTGGGGTGCTGTAAACCACATCTTCTTACTGAGTGCAAATACCATAAAGATTTATTACTATAGGGTTCAGTTCGAAGGTATCCACGTTTCGCCATAAGTTTTGGGTTGGTAACCTAAGTAAAACGCGTTAGTCTAATTGTCTAAACTATACTGCTGAGTCTAGAGGTGAAATACCTTTGGCATACAGAGTTAATATCTTGTCCCACACCAAAGGGTAGATAATGTGAACATTAATACTTCTTGGTGCTTTGTAGCTGCTACTGCACATAGTACTAAGCGAGATGAAGTCGTAGCCTGATGACCTAAACTTTTAGGCATGGTAAAGGTAGAGATGATTTAAAGCCTTACCTATGCCTCTATCGACATGACTAATTGTTTCAAGGAGGTAATGTTATGTGATTACAACAAATGATTATTCATATAAAGATAAAAAGCTAGTAAAGCAAGGAAAGAAAAAAATGGATTCTACACTAATGAAATTAGCTGATTGGATTTATAATAAATATTGCGTAAAGGTACTAAATATTTGTTATGAAAAAGTTGGTGTTGCTGCTAATTCCCAAAGACCTAGACTTGAAATTGTTTTTGAATTTAAAGAAGAAGCTGAGAAGTTTAGAAGTCAAGAAAACATTAATTACGACCCAATTAAACAAGAAGAAATAAAGTGTAAATTTATAGAGATAAATAATGCAAAAAAGTCTAAAGTATTAATTAATTTTTTTGCTAAAAACAATAAATATAAGTATGATATGATAGATTTATTTGTTATATTTAGCGCTTTTGAACCTATTGCTAGAAGTGATGCAAATAATCGTGTTACAAGAGAGGAAATATCGGAATTGAAAAATAAATACCAGGATTATAGTTTATGGGAGATATCGAAGTTTTTTTCAGCAACTACTTTTTTCTTTTATACAGATTATGAAGTAGAACTACATAAAGCAGATGGATTGATAGATGATTTGAAAATGGATTATCTTAAAGTATTGAAAAAATATGACGAATTCGATTATATCAATTTTGGCAACTTTAGTATAATGCTTGACAGCAAAGAAAACTTTGACAAGAACTATGATAGTAACTGGTATTACTATTATAAATAATTAAAAGTAATCGAGGGTAGTGAATATGAAAGGGGAAGAGTATGAAGAGTTTTGAGGAAGTATTCATTTCAGCATCAAAGAATACTGATGATAGACGAATGTTTTATAAGATGTTATTAGATTTGGAAGTTTACTTACTGACTAATGAAGATGATACTATAAAAGAAGATGGAACTCTTATAGCTGGCTCTAAAGTTAATTTCTTGACGATACAAAAACAAGATGGAAGTACAATAATTCCGTTTTTCAGCAATTTAGAGCTATTACAGAAGTTCATAACTTCAAACCAAAAATATATTAGCATGAATGCAAAGAGTTTATTTGAGTTGGTGAGAGATACCCCTATGATACTAAATCCTAACTTTACAGTTCAAAAAGAATTTACTGTATCAGAAATAAATGCGTTACGTGATGGTACAATATTTCAACCTCAAAATAGTAGAATTATTGAGAAAGAAACAAAGATTATGATTGGTGAACCGAAAGAGTATCCTCATGACGTTGTTAATAATCTTATTAAGATATTTAAGAAAGAAAAACGTGTTTTAGAAGCGTATTTGGTACATTACTATAATCCTGAAGAAGAAGTACCTCCACACTCACTTATTCTAGTGAAGTGTACTTCAAGTTATGATGAGGTTATAGCTAAAGCTGGAATTACTGTTGAAGGTTTAGGTAAGGTGGTTGATTTCGTTAGATATGATAATAGTAGTCTAACCAATTTGATTATTTCTAAGTATAAGCCGTTCTATAAGAAGAAGTTATTTGTTTTTTGGTAGGTTCCGTTTTCCACTTTATATAACAAAATACTCCCATAAAGTGATTTACTTCAGAATAGATATATTTAGTGATATAGTATAGATTAATAATAAAAGTAATTTTATTTATATAATGTATTGAACGCAGTGGTCGGTAGATTAGAAGTTAACGAATGAATAGCTAATTACATATTATAAACTAGTAGGATTATATTTTAGGTGGTGCAAATAAAGTGCAAGATAATTGTTTAAGAATAGGGATGAAAGCGCCAGACTTTAAAGCAGTAACTACTTTTGGAAATGTAAAGCTATCTGATTATAAAGGTAAATGGTTAGTACTATTTTCACATCCGGGAGACTTTACACCTGTATGTACAACAGAATTCTTAGCTTTTACACAGTATTATTCATACTTTAAAGAAAGAAATACAGAGCTTTTAGGTTTAAGTATAGATAGCAATCCATCTCATTTAGCTTGGGTATACAATATTTATGAAAATACAGGAGTGCAGGTGCCTTTTCCTATAATAGCAGATAGAGATGGTTCTATAGCTAGTCTTTATGGAATGATATCAAAAGATGTAAGTGAAACAACAACTGTAAGGAATGTGTTTATTATAGATGACAAAGGTATAATAAGAGCTATATTAGTTTATCCATTAACAAATGGCAGAAATATACCTGAGATATTAAGGTTAGTAGAAGCACTTCAAGTATCAGATAAAACAAAGACAGTTACCCCAGCAAATTGGAGAAAAGGCTGCCCTACAATAATACCTCCTCCAAAAACTTATGAAGAATTATTAAGAAGAAAAAATTGTCCTAATTGTATAGACTGGTATTGGTGTTATAAATACATCTAGGAAAAGTATTTTTTATTCCGGTATCATATGTGTAGGACATAAAAAAATTGTATAAAGTCTAAATCTGGTGATTAGAGATAGCAGGCTGTGTAAAAACAGTCTGTTTTTTGTTATCTAGGCATGTTGCCCGAGATGATTTTGCTTCTTAAAGAAATATAAGTTGGAATAGTTCTTAGACCTTTTTGACAAAACTCATTCAACTTATAAAACAAGTTAACACATGAAGTGTCAACTTAAATATGTAATTAGGCTTAAGCTCAAATATTTAAAGTGAGTTTAAGCCTAATAAGTTTAAGTATACAGATTAATTATTTTGGAGGAAGTATCCATCCGTCATGTAATAACACATGGTTATCGTAAAGATCATCACATTCAATATGGCAACTACACATACATAGACTATACATTGATATAGTATGTATATTAATTTTCTTACTAAGCTTTTTCATACTAACCCTCCTTCCTTATGAAAATCTCGCTAATTTTATTTAGTCTATATATTAGATAATCCTATATGTAAATATGTTCCACATTCTTTTGTATCAAAGACGGTTAACGGCCAATCTTCAAAACAAATTGACACACGAGGTGTTAACTGAGTTTTCAAAATTGGTCTAAAATGTCAACTGAAATATGTAATTAGGCTTAAGCTCAAATATCTAATTGAGTTCAAGCCTAACAAGAGTTTAAGTATAAATGTTATAATTATAATTCAGGTCCGCTATAACGATTTTCTGGAGAGTAATAATCAGTACTTCCATCAGGTTCTCTGTAACAAGCTAGACAAATACGTTGAAATGTAACAATAGTACTTTTATTAAGTTTCTTTCTAAGTTTTTTCATAATAACCCCCCTTTCCTATAAGTTCAATAAATATATATATCTATATATTAGATAACTTAATATACAGATATGTTCCAAATTTTTTGATTTTTCAGACAAAATATGATGTTCTGGTTATTTTTAAAACATATACACTTGTAAAGTAACAAAAAATGAAAAGAAACTGTAAATATAACACAAATCGGCAGCCATAATCATAATAGATTATAAAGATTTGATAAAAATTAATCAGTCTTGTTAATATTTTTACGGTAATAATATAGCAATATATGTAGAATAATGTAGAATTGACATGGTATAATGTATGTAAATTATGTTTTTATAAAATCTATGTGAAATATTATGCATGGAAATGTAGTAATGAAAAAACATAAAAACTAGATTACGAAGAATATATTAATGGAGGGATAATAAATGGGAAAGAAAATGAACTTTAAAAATAGTGAATCGTTAACTTTGGTGAAAAAGCTGTTAGAAGAAGCGGAGCTAACTTTAAGTGATAATAAAAGAATTACAGCTGATGTTGATGGAGACTTAGGAGAAATAATGGATAAAATACTAAAATCAGATGCCTTTGGCATTGGAGCGGCAGGAGCAGGTCTTGTAACAGGTGGAATTGCAGGAGTTGGGCTTCTTAGTGCTATGGGAAGCGTTGCAGGATTAGGTGCAGCTGGAATAACATCTGGATTAGCTGCGGCAGGAGCTTTAGTTGGAGGAGGAATGGTAGCAGGTATCGGAGTTTTAGCTGCACCCGCTGTAATACTAGGTGGTGGAGCATATGCACTTGCGAATAAGACAAAACAAAAGAAACTAATTCAAGAGAAAGAAATGCTTATACAAAGAATAATGCTTGCTCATGATAGAATTATGGTTAAGCTTGAGCAGGATAAGGAAGAATCAATAGAAAGATTGAATCACTTGAAATTGACATTAGATATGTTAATGGGTGTAAAAAAAGACATGGAGTCTGATTTGAATGGGTAAAAAGGTATTTCAAAACGAAATTGATGTATTAAAATATCAACGTGAAAAAATAAATTCATTAGATAATAGTTATTCTCAAATGAATAATGAACTAGATGAGCTTGAAAAAAGAGTGCAAGAATTTATTAACAATCAGAATACTGATAAATCTGTGATTACAGAATTTATTGAGAATAATAGAATTGAAAAGCTAGAATGGCAAAAGGTTAAAAAAAGACCTCAAAAGAGGTTTGAAGATTTGATAAATGAATCGCATGATAGTGGATATTCAAATGTAGCTATTAATGAAGTTGCAACAAAAAAAGAAATTAATGAGGCTAACTATTTATTAAGCAAATATAATAGTGAGTTTACTGATCAATATAAATTAGATAAGTATGATTATGCTATTTCTGGAATAATAGGTACTATTGCGGCGTTAATAGATTATTTTTTGGTTACAAAAACAGTTGGCAAAAAAGTTGTTCCAGGCAAGTTAAAATCAGGAGTTGAAACTTTTTGGAACAAGCTCTTATCAGGGGAAAAGATAAAAGAATTAGAAGAAAAGTATAAGGTTACTTACGACATATCATCAAATACTTCCAAAATATCTCAAGAAGTACTTGGTTTATGTCCTCTGTATCATAGATTTCAATCTTTAGGGCATGACCCAATATTAGGCTTTATATTCGGAATCGCCGATTTAATGAAAGGTCAGTTAACTGCTATAGATGGAAATGGAAGATTGATAGTGCAATCAGTACAAGGAGCAGAAACGAAATCATTTATTGAATCAATAATTACTGTTTTTGGACATTTTCTTTCTGATGTAGGTACAAAAAGTAAAACTGGAAAAATACTTAGCGTACCCGCACCCTTAACACCCTTGTTACAGTTAATACAAGTAGGTTCTATAGAGTATAACGGAAATAAATATACAGTAGCTGATTTATCTAAAAAAATGTATTATGATGGATATAATTTCAATCATTTCATTGGCATGAGTGTGCCAGTCTTATTGATTGAAATACTAATGAGACTGTCTTTTGTGATAAAAGAAATGTTCTTTTCTAAAAGAGATGTATCTTTGAGAGGCAATCCAAAGTTAACAATAATGTTATGCATAGCAAATGGAATATTATTTGCAGAAAATGCAGGCAAATTTGTGATAACTAAAAATCCTTTTTCAATAAACTATGTTTCATGGATTTCTACAGTGAAATATGGATTTAAAACTTTAAAGTGGCTTGTTCATGACAGAGAAATAGGTAAAATAGAACACGCACAAGAATATATTGATACGAATTGGAAGTATCTTAGTTTATCAGCAAATGAATTAGATAGAGATGCAAGTGTTTACTATATTGATTAAATGAAAGTGGAATTTTAATCCGTTCAGAACTGCTGTAATTCATAAAATCTTGACAAAAAAAGTTGAATGTGATAGTATACAAATAACATAAGATACATATTACTAGGATTGTTACTGATTCGATCAGGCGAAACCTTGATTAATATAAAGATTTAATTCGCAATTTTTATATTAATCAAGTTTTTTTATGTTTTTTTAGATTTATTAGTTGAAGAATTATATCTGCTTATTATCAATGATTATCGAATTTTTTAAGTTCCATAAGCGTTTTTATACATGAAATTGAGTTATAGATTTTAATTTTCTGATGCGGAGCTGATTATGATGAAAATAAAAAAAATTTTTAATAATAATGCTGTTATTGCAAACGATTCTGAAAATCAAGAGTTTGTGTTATTTGGTTGTGGATTGGCTTTTAAAAAGAAAATTGGAGATAATGTTGATACTGATAAGATTGAAAAAACATTTATACTGAAAGAAGATGAAACAACTAACAGATTAAAAACATTGTTAGGTAATGTTACTGCTGAATGTATTGAGTTAAGCTTTGACATAATAGAATATGCTAAAAGTATTTTAAATATTAAACTGAACGATTATATTTATGTTACTTTAACAGATCACCTTAATTTTGCATTAAAACTTTATGATGATGGGCTAAATAACCCCAATATGCTTATGTGGGAGATTAAAAGATTCTATCCTAAAGAGTTTAAAATTGGTTTAAAGGCGTTAGAATATATCGAAGAGATAACTGGAAAAAAACTGCGTGAAGATGAAGCTGGACATGTTGCACTGCATCTAATAAATGCTCAAATAAACAATAAATTTAATAAAACAGATGATTTACTCGAAATTACTAAAATGATTAGTGATATTCTAAATATAGTAAAATATTCATATAAGAAAGAGTTAAATGAAAAATCATATGATTATGAAAGATTCGTAATTCATTTAAGATTTTTTCTTATGAGACTAAAGAATAATGAAAATTCTAAAGTTTTAGATGATGACTTTTTATTGAGACAAGTCAAAAATAAGTTACAAAAAGCGTATAATTGCATGTTAAATATACAAGAGTATCTAGAGACTGTTTTGAGTGATGATGAGAAGTTATATTTGACATTGCATATACAACGTGTAACACAAGAATAATTATATATTATGGATTGTTACTGGTAAAGCAGGCGAGACCGTATAAATGAACTAGATTAGTTTATTTACAGGCTCGCCTTTTTTAATATATTTTTTTAGTAAAAAAATTATAAAGAAGGTGATTAAATATAATATTTCATAGTTATGTATATATAATACGGAAAAAAGCATGTTAATACAATGAAATAATTCTAGCTAAATATAGTGAGGAGGAGTAATATGAAATATGAAAAATTAGTCAAAAATATTTTAAAAAATGTTGGTGGAAAAGAAAATATTTTGAGTTTGGCACATTGTGTTACACGTCTTAGATTTAAATTAAAGGATGAAAGTAAAGCCAACAAAGATAAATTAAAAACAATCGAAGGTGTCATCACAGTTGTTGAGAGTGGTGGACAAGTACAGGTTGTAATAGGAAATCATGTATCTGATGTTTATAGTGAGTTTGTGGCAGTGAGTGGATTAAGTTCAGAACAAAATCAAGAATCTGAAAAGAAGGTTGGAGTATTTAATAGTTTCATTGATGTTATATCAGGTATTTTCACACCTATATTGGGTGTTTTGGCAGCAACAGGAATGATAAAAGGTTTGAATGCACTATTTGTCTTTTTAGGTTGGATTACACCTCAGTCAGGAACATATCAAATATTGCAGGCAATAGGAGATTGTTTCTTTTATTTCTTACCAATATTCTTAGGATACACAGCTGCGAATAAATTCAAAATGAATAAATTCACAGGTATGGCTATTGGTGCAGCGTTAGTATATCCTGCACTAGCAAAAATGACAGCAGGTAAGCCTTTATACATGTTATTTGCTGGTTCAATAATTCAATCACCAGTTCATAGTACTTTTCTAGGTATACCTGTTATCATGATGAGGTATGCTTCAAGTGTTATACCAATAATATTAGCCACATATTTTGCAGCAAAAGTAGAACGTTTCCTTAAAAAAATAATACCTAATGTAGTTAAAACATTTTTGACTCCGTTTTTTACATTATTAATTGTAGTTCCATTGACATTTATATTTATTGGACCTATAGCGACTTGGCTTGGTACATTATTAGGAAAGTTGACTTTATCAATATATAATTTCAATTCTGTTATTTGTGGTTTGATAATGGGTGGTTTTTGGCAAGTGCTCGTAATGTTTGGATTACATTGGGGATTCATACCTATAGCAATAAATAATATGGCGACTTTTGGATATGACTCATTCTTTCCATTAATGCTAGGAACTCCATTTGCAACTGCAGGGGTAGTTTTAGCAATTGCAATAAAGACTAAGAATAAAAAATTAAAGGGTTTGGCTTTCCCAGCTTTTATATCAAGTGTTTTTGGAATATCAGAACCTTCTCTTTATGGTATTACTTTACCACGTAAAAAACCATTTATATTAACACTTGTATCTTCATCTATTGCAGGTGCAATATTTGGTATATTTAATACTAAGGTTTATACAATGGGTGGGTTAGGAATATTTGGATTACCTAGTTGTATTAATCCTGAAGGATTGGATCAAGGATTTTATGGATATCTCATTGGAATAGCGACAGCATTCATATTAGGTTTTATACTAACTTACTTATTTGGATATAGTGACAAGAATGATATCATGAATGATGACACAGATAGTAGTGATACTCAGGCTGTACATGAAGTATTAACTAGTCCATTAAAAGGTGATGTTTACGAATTGTCAAGTATTGATGATAAAGCTTTTTCAAAAGGAGCTCTAGGTAAAGGCGTTGCGATAAAACCTATAGAAGGTAGAGTTATTGCACCAGCGGATGGAGTGTTGACAACTCTTTTTAGTACAGGACATGCTATAGGTATAACTACTGACAGTGGAATAGAATTACTTATACATATAGGTATGGATACTGTTAAATTAGATGGAAAGTATTTTTATCCCAAATTCAAGCAAGGTGATAAGATCAAAAAAGGAGACTTATTATTAGAATTTGATATAGAGTCTATTGAAAGTGATGGTTATTCAATTATATCACCTATAATAATTACTAATTCAGATGAGTATTTAGATGTTGTTGGAAGTGATATTAAAAAGACAGACTATAAAGATGAATTGTTAACAGTAATGGTTTAAAAAAGAAGTATGTTAATTAAAAACAAAAAGGAGTTGTTTAGATGAAAGCAATAATGGTTATGTTTGATACATTGCGAAGAAAAGCATTGCCTTCATATGGCAATGAATGGATAAAAGCTCCTAACTTCAAAAGATTGCAACAAAAAACAGCTGTTTTTGATAATTTTTATGCAGGTAGCTTACCATGTATACCTGCTCGACGAGAATTGCATACAGCTAGATACAACTTTCTTCACAGAAGTTGGGGACCTTTAGAACCGTTTGATGACTCGATGCCAGAAATACTGAAAAATAATGGAGTATACACACATCTAGTTACAGATCATGCACATTACCTAGAAGATGGTGGAGCTACATATCATAACAGGTATAATACATGGGAGTGTTTTAGAGGTCAAGAAGGTGATCGTTGGAAAGGTCATGTTGGTGATATAGAGATTCCTGAACAGCTGGAAACTGTTAAAGGAGGTGTATCCTTCAAGCAGAATTGGGTAAATAGAAGCTATCAGAAAAATGAAGAAGATGTATCTGCATATAAAACATTTGAAGCTGGAATTGAGTTTATAGATAATAATAAGGATGAA comes from Abyssisolibacter fermentans and encodes:
- a CDS encoding NUDIX hydrolase, translated to MICFDSGENRFNFRVAGVAINNGKILLHKTVKDDFWALPGGRNELLEFTKDTIVREMREELNEEVTIDRLLWVVENFFEFDNKKYHEISFCYLMKFDEESSILDQKEGFLGVEEDVKLIFQWFDIADIDNIIVYPTFIKDKIKALSNNIEHIMHIGD
- a CDS encoding tetratricopeptide repeat protein; its protein translation is MKKIRICFIILVSIFLLCSCLNESGDYLVSKGFSQFEKENYHDAIVYFNEAIEVGTKEYSLVEMYSALGRCYIELDMYNEGIIELKKAIEMMTSIS
- a CDS encoding tetratricopeptide repeat protein, producing MNPNHADVYSFLGALYLSNNDIEKAIKQFKLAIDNNPNLIKVYGFISLAYAMQGDFEKADKFLLQAKLKGYKNYEMIENKIELLR
- a CDS encoding enhanced serine sensitivity protein SseB C-terminal domain-containing protein; its protein translation is MKSFEEVFISASKNTDDRRMFYKMLLDLEVYLLTNEDDTIKEDGTLIAGSKVNFLTIQKQDGSTIIPFFSNLELLQKFITSNQKYISMNAKSLFELVRDTPMILNPNFTVQKEFTVSEINALRDGTIFQPQNSRIIEKETKIMIGEPKEYPHDVVNNLIKIFKKEKRVLEAYLVHYYNPEEEVPPHSLILVKCTSSYDEVIAKAGITVEGLGKVVDFVRYDNSSLTNLIISKYKPFYKKKLFVFW
- a CDS encoding peroxiredoxin gives rise to the protein MQDNCLRIGMKAPDFKAVTTFGNVKLSDYKGKWLVLFSHPGDFTPVCTTEFLAFTQYYSYFKERNTELLGLSIDSNPSHLAWVYNIYENTGVQVPFPIIADRDGSIASLYGMISKDVSETTTVRNVFIIDDKGIIRAILVYPLTNGRNIPEILRLVEALQVSDKTKTVTPANWRKGCPTIIPPPKTYEELLRRKNCPNCIDWYWCYKYI
- the licT gene encoding BglG family transcription antiterminator LicT — encoded protein: MKIKKIFNNNAVIANDSENQEFVLFGCGLAFKKKIGDNVDTDKIEKTFILKEDETTNRLKTLLGNVTAECIELSFDIIEYAKSILNIKLNDYIYVTLTDHLNFALKLYDDGLNNPNMLMWEIKRFYPKEFKIGLKALEYIEEITGKKLREDEAGHVALHLINAQINNKFNKTDDLLEITKMISDILNIVKYSYKKELNEKSYDYERFVIHLRFFLMRLKNNENSKVLDDDFLLRQVKNKLQKAYNCMLNIQEYLETVLSDDEKLYLTLHIQRVTQE
- a CDS encoding beta-glucoside-specific PTS transporter subunit IIABC; the protein is MKYEKLVKNILKNVGGKENILSLAHCVTRLRFKLKDESKANKDKLKTIEGVITVVESGGQVQVVIGNHVSDVYSEFVAVSGLSSEQNQESEKKVGVFNSFIDVISGIFTPILGVLAATGMIKGLNALFVFLGWITPQSGTYQILQAIGDCFFYFLPIFLGYTAANKFKMNKFTGMAIGAALVYPALAKMTAGKPLYMLFAGSIIQSPVHSTFLGIPVIMMRYASSVIPIILATYFAAKVERFLKKIIPNVVKTFLTPFFTLLIVVPLTFIFIGPIATWLGTLLGKLTLSIYNFNSVICGLIMGGFWQVLVMFGLHWGFIPIAINNMATFGYDSFFPLMLGTPFATAGVVLAIAIKTKNKKLKGLAFPAFISSVFGISEPSLYGITLPRKKPFILTLVSSSIAGAIFGIFNTKVYTMGGLGIFGLPSCINPEGLDQGFYGYLIGIATAFILGFILTYLFGYSDKNDIMNDDTDSSDTQAVHEVLTSPLKGDVYELSSIDDKAFSKGALGKGVAIKPIEGRVIAPADGVLTTLFSTGHAIGITTDSGIELLIHIGMDTVKLDGKYFYPKFKQGDKIKKGDLLLEFDIESIESDGYSIISPIIITNSDEYLDVVGSDIKKTDYKDELLTVMV